The sequence below is a genomic window from Lytechinus variegatus isolate NC3 chromosome 3, Lvar_3.0, whole genome shotgun sequence.
atatttgtgatagaaatgaaataaacgtCTTAAAGATTTGAATCTTAATTTTGTGTAGGACGAAGATAGTGGAGATCGAGAATGCCACTACGCGTCTTCAGCAGAAGAAGCTTTACAGATCTACGAAGATCTTTACAAGCAACATGCTTCAACGGGAGAAGGCGGGATATCGATGGAACCTGTCTCATCAGTCAATAACTCACGATGGATCGGCTCAGAAGCCCTCAGAAAGGTAAAATATTAATCGCGGGCGTACGGATTGGGTCTTGGGGGCCACGGACCCAACACAATTTTAACGAAGTAAGGAAaacgaaaaaagaaagaaaaggaaaggtaaGGGTAGAAGAGAGTAAAATATGATACTATTTTGTCTGaatgttatatcaaaatctatcaaaagtttatttttgtgtattaaAGAGGTTAATTTTTGGCTCACTCGCAGCATTTAAAACAAAGATTGGTCAATTCATGCCAAGATCTTATTTCCATACGACCTATTGAGTTTGCTGTATAGCTGAAACTTAAGATAGTTTATGTATATGAACCCTGGCTTATAAGTTTACATAGGTGCTGCTTATAACAGATTATTTGTTGTAATCATATTTTCtgccctttttttcttgttcctaTTTTTTCTTACCTTGTAAGTGTGATTATTCGGGATTTCTTCAATCTCATTGAATAActgtaaatattgtaatttgatctgtttcttaataaaaaacataaataaaaaagatcTTATTTCCATGCCATCCAATTAAAAacgcattttattttattctgttttcttCCGTATTTTGGGGGCGGGGAGACACTATTTTGTGTTATGTACTGAAATTTCAACGAAAGATTGTTCTTGGTATCGGCTCAAACGCAAAGATTCGGTGTCTAATAATTGCCAGAATATAATAAATGTATTAAGTAATGACATCACTTGACTGCATACATGATGATTtctcataattattttgtacaGACACTTCTTTATCGAGAAACCTATTCACCAACCGAGGACCTGTCCCCAGAGGTGGCCAAATTGGTGGATGACGTCTGGAAGGAGGCTATGGGCAAGCTCAAGGAATATCTTGCAGTCCCCGTGGCGTCTATTCTTCCAGGGCAAGTACgtattaaggccaccgcacacgtTACAACATGTCTACTATGACAAGCCAAGTGTCCGCCAGTATATTTCGTACAAATCAAGTCATTTCGtacacaaaatatgtttttattcagacgaaaataatttcgtcatgacgctgttttacttcgtatacgaaatttattttttgtcacataaaattaatttcgtctcgacgaaatgcacgaaataaattttgtctATACAAAATGTAATTACGTCCACAAACTTTATTTGGCGTGCCatacgaaatgaattttgatcaaACGAAATGGCGCACTAAATGTCCGATGTTTAATTCCGTCCAGTTCACgccattccgtacacaaaatgtgtttttgttcatatgaaaatcatttcgtcatgacgctgttttatttcgtatacgaaatttattttttgtcacataaAATTAATTTCGTCCGACGAAATCAATTTTCGTTAAGACGAAATGTGATTGctccacaaaatttatttcgtatgtacaaaataaattttgatccAACGAAATGGCGCCCAAAGTGTCCAATGGAAAATTCTGTATGCACACTTTGTTTTTTCACTCAAACGaaaatcatttcgtcatgatgcagtgtgatttcgtatacgaaatttattcTGTGTCACCCTTAATCaatttcgtccacaaaattcatttcgtcccgatgcgaaatttattctgtcgacgaaatgattttgtgtcaaaacacacacaaaaaaattcgTCTCCCTGTCTATTCATTTCGTTCCGATGCGATATCTATTCGGTGgacaaaatgattttgtgtcaaaacacaaaaaaatttcGTCTCCTCTGTCTATTTATTTCGTTCAGATGCGATATCCcgtcgacgaaatgattttgtgtcaaaacacaaaaaaaatttcgTCTCTGTCTATTCATTTCGTTCCGTT
It includes:
- the LOC121412086 gene encoding uncharacterized protein LOC121412086, which translates into the protein MATSINITNKPWCDEPVIVPVQEQLVKAAVLQDTHAAAPENNRLFSVEILRNIISSDKLTSSGDQVDGNESSRGKDFPFKVVTHLTSKGSATDEDSGDRECHYASSAEEALQIYEDLYKQHASTGEGGISMEPVSSVNNSRWIGSEALRKTLLYRETYSPTEDLSPEVAKLVDDVWKEAMGKLKEYLAVPVASILPGQVRIKATAHVTTCLL